The Haloprofundus salinisoli region TGACGCTCGACCTCGACGACGTGTACGAGGGCGTCACGAAGCAGGTGACCATCACGCGACCCGAGCACTGCCCGGACTGCGACGGCGAGGGCCACCCCGCCGACGCCGACGCCGAGACCTGTCCGGAGTGCAACGGTCGAGGCCAGGTCACGCAGGTGTCGCAGACGCCGTTCGGCCGCGTCCAGCAGACGACGACCTGCCGCCGCTGCGGCGGCGACGGGGAACTGTACGACGAGACCTGCGGCACCTGCGGCGGCGACGGCATCGTCCGCGAGGAGGTGTCGCTCACCGTCGACGTGCCGGCCGGCATCCAGAACGGCCAGACGCTACGGATGGAGCGCGAAGGTGCCCCCGGGGAGAACCGCGGCCCGAACGGCGACCTGCTCATCGACGTGCAGGTTCGCCCGCACGACGACTTCGAGCGCGACGGCGACGACCTGCACTACCAGCATCCCATCTCGTTCCCGCAGGCGGTGTTCGGCGCGACCGTCGAAATCCCAACGCTCGGCGGCAGCGTCGAGATGGACATCCCGGAGGGGACCCAGAGCGGCGAGACGTTCCGCCTCCAAGGTAAGGGGATGCCGCGACTCCGCCGCCGCGGCGAGGGCAACCTCTACGTGCAGGTGCAGATCGTGACGCCCGAACAGATGAGCAAAGAACAGCGCGAGGCGCTGGAAGCGTTCGCCGAGGCCGGCGGCGAGGAGGTCGACGTGAAGGAAGGCTTCTTCGAGAAGATAAAGAACTCATTCTAACGCGCCTTTTTGCTGCGGAGGGTGCGCGAAGCGCACCCCCACTTGCAAAAATCTGCACAAAATGGTCGCTCATCTCGGCCTTACGGCCTCGCTCGCGGTACAGAACAGCTGTCTCAACCAGCCTCCGCAACCAACTTACTTCCAACTGGCTACCGAACCCTCCGTGTGTCCCACTCGAAAGTCAACTACCGAGACGTCGAACCGAAATCCGACGGAATGCACTTTCTCCGCGACGCGCTCGACACCGACAACCTCGGTGTGACGGTGCTCGACTGTGAGGCGGGGTGGTCGGGGATGGAACACGACCACGGCGACGAGGGTCACGAGGAGGTGTACCTGCTCATTGACGGCGGCGCGACGGTCAGCATCGACGGCGACGACGTAACGCTCGAACCCGGCGACGCCGTCCGCATCCCGCCGGAGGCGACGCGGCAAATTCGCGTCAGCGACGAGGACAGCACGCTCGTGCTCGCGGGCGCGCCGTAGCGAAGCGTTCCGTCTCCTCTCGTCTGATTCGATGAGTGTCACCGACCAGTGACGGTGCCAGAGGATACGTTACTCGGTACCGTCCCACGTGATATGAGCGATACCGACGCCGACCGAATCCCGGTCACCGTCGTCAGCGGCTATCTTGGGGCGGGGAAGACGACGCTCGTCAACCACGTGTTG contains the following coding sequences:
- a CDS encoding cupin domain-containing protein; the encoded protein is MSHSKVNYRDVEPKSDGMHFLRDALDTDNLGVTVLDCEAGWSGMEHDHGDEGHEEVYLLIDGGATVSIDGDDVTLEPGDAVRIPPEATRQIRVSDEDSTLVLAGAP
- the dnaJ gene encoding molecular chaperone DnaJ, giving the protein MSEDFYDVLGVSRDADEDEIKKAYRKKAAEYHPDVSDDPDADEKFKKVKKAKEVLTDDEKRRMYDQVGHDRFEEAEKRGGVGGGAGGFGGGNPFGGAGGGGGFEDIFNQFFGGGAGGNGRGQQDRPRQGRNLRTNLTLDLDDVYEGVTKQVTITRPEHCPDCDGEGHPADADAETCPECNGRGQVTQVSQTPFGRVQQTTTCRRCGGDGELYDETCGTCGGDGIVREEVSLTVDVPAGIQNGQTLRMEREGAPGENRGPNGDLLIDVQVRPHDDFERDGDDLHYQHPISFPQAVFGATVEIPTLGGSVEMDIPEGTQSGETFRLQGKGMPRLRRRGEGNLYVQVQIVTPEQMSKEQREALEAFAEAGGEEVDVKEGFFEKIKNSF